In one window of Methanolobus mangrovi DNA:
- a CDS encoding 30S ribosomal protein S4, with product MGYPGKKRKSYDTPKHPWQAARMATEVELLKKYGLRNKKELWKAVSILRRYRGDARRILAESAETELTGHLKTESDQILERLRRFSILPSDANIDDILALQTETILERRLQTQVYRLGLARTPKQARQFITHGHIAIDGKKATIPGMLISHTEEMLIDYYGNSPLTGESHPERPAQIASAIAGKEE from the coding sequence ATGGGATATCCAGGTAAAAAAAGAAAGAGTTACGATACTCCAAAACATCCTTGGCAGGCAGCCAGGATGGCAACTGAAGTAGAGCTCCTTAAAAAGTACGGTCTCCGTAACAAGAAGGAACTCTGGAAGGCAGTCAGTATCCTTAGAAGATACAGAGGCGACGCTCGTAGGATTCTTGCAGAATCTGCAGAAACAGAACTTACAGGCCACCTTAAGACTGAATCTGACCAGATCCTTGAGAGGCTGAGAAGATTCTCAATCCTTCCATCCGATGCAAATATTGATGATATTCTTGCATTGCAGACTGAGACCATTCTGGAACGCAGGTTGCAGACTCAGGTATACAGGCTTGGTCTTGCAAGAACTCCAAAGCAGGCAAGGCAGTTCATTACACACGGTCACATTGCAATAGATGGCAAGAAAGCAACGATTCCTGGCATGCTTATATCACACACCGAAGAAATGCTGATTGATTACTATGGCAATTCACCACTCACTGGTGAATCACATCCTGAAAGGCCAGCACAGATAGCTTCAGCAATTGCAGGAAAGGAGGAGTAA
- a CDS encoding 30S ribosomal protein S13 codes for MADEEIRHLVRIMNTDLQGSQPVMYALTGIRGIGLRTSRIIVESTGVDPKQTIGYLPDEDVAKLDAAIADFENKLPTWMLNRCADPITGENKHHLGQDIIMTFREDINNLKKVRAYRGLRHERGLKVRGQRTKSTGRRGSTIGVSKKK; via the coding sequence ATGGCAGATGAAGAAATAAGACATTTAGTCCGTATCATGAATACTGACCTTCAGGGTAGTCAGCCTGTAATGTATGCGCTGACAGGTATTCGCGGTATTGGACTTAGAACCTCAAGAATTATCGTCGAAAGCACAGGAGTAGACCCGAAGCAGACTATCGGTTATCTTCCTGATGAAGACGTTGCAAAGCTCGATGCAGCAATCGCTGATTTCGAAAATAAACTCCCAACCTGGATGCTTAACAGATGTGCAGATCCTATCACTGGTGAAAATAAACATCACCTTGGTCAGGACATAATCATGACCTTCAGGGAAGACATCAACAACCTGAAGAAGGTAAGAGCATACCGTGGTCTCAGGCACGAGAGAGGCCTTAAGGTCAGAGGTCAGAGGACAAAGTCCACCGGAAGACGTGGCTCAACCATTGGCGTAAGCAAGAAGAAGTAA
- a CDS encoding MFS transporter produces MVFGPYTTMKVNTIQFLANASHMMSNIFIPIFARSLGASFFEVGVIAACFSLATFVSSFIFGKAADINRLRPIVLVGLLMSAIAFLLQVFANDTLSLAAIRALVGFCMGIYPAALTVYVYYQKESIGKFSSFGSLGWMAGFLVAGFVGDIKYLFIISSFFYCISFLAALQLKDVEKPSLKVSYFSLKTFRKNIATYLSVFVRHTGAAGVWAILPLYLTFLGASGVWIGLIYAINPFLQFLIMRRLDRFGNEWLMKWGFIMSGLAFFGYFMSPNYVFIIPGMVFVAFGWSFLFVGASQLLMERSDEKATATGILNSVIAASNIVGAILGGAMLQLYGFKETMVFAVLCSIAGVIIFKILDRPFLQSTA; encoded by the coding sequence ATGGTTTTTGGTCCTTATACTACTATGAAAGTGAATACTATTCAGTTTTTGGCAAATGCCTCTCATATGATGTCCAACATTTTTATTCCTATATTTGCCAGGTCGCTGGGGGCTTCATTCTTTGAAGTAGGTGTCATTGCAGCATGTTTTAGTCTTGCTACGTTCGTTTCATCCTTTATATTCGGCAAAGCTGCTGATATAAATCGCCTTCGACCAATCGTTCTCGTTGGCCTGTTGATGTCCGCAATTGCTTTTTTATTGCAAGTATTTGCAAATGATACGCTTTCACTTGCTGCTATCCGTGCGTTGGTAGGCTTTTGTATGGGCATCTATCCGGCAGCGCTTACGGTATATGTATATTATCAAAAAGAAAGTATAGGCAAGTTTAGCTCATTTGGTTCACTGGGTTGGATGGCTGGTTTTCTGGTTGCAGGTTTTGTTGGGGATATCAAGTATCTTTTTATAATTTCTTCTTTTTTTTATTGTATTTCATTTCTGGCAGCATTGCAACTTAAAGATGTTGAAAAACCATCCCTGAAAGTAAGTTATTTTTCACTCAAAACTTTTAGGAAAAACATTGCAACTTATCTGTCAGTATTCGTTCGGCATACTGGTGCTGCAGGGGTGTGGGCCATATTGCCGCTATATCTTACATTCCTGGGAGCTTCCGGTGTATGGATAGGGCTTATCTATGCTATCAATCCCTTCCTGCAATTTTTGATTATGCGAAGGTTGGACAGGTTCGGGAATGAGTGGCTTATGAAATGGGGTTTTATAATGTCTGGACTGGCCTTTTTTGGATATTTTATGTCTCCAAATTACGTCTTCATAATTCCTGGTATGGTTTTTGTTGCATTTGGGTGGTCATTCCTTTTTGTAGGTGCCAGCCAGTTACTAATGGAGCGCAGTGACGAAAAAGCCACAGCAACAGGAATTCTTAATTCTGTGATAGCTGCAAGCAATATAGTTGGTGCTATTCTTGGCGGTGCGATGCTTCAGTTATACGGGTTTAAGGAAACGATGGTATTTGCTGTTCTTTGTTCCATTGCCGGTGTCATTATATTCAAAATACTTGATAGGCCATTTTTGCAATCAACTGCTTAA
- a CDS encoding RNA-guided pseudouridylation complex pseudouridine synthase subunit Cbf5 has protein sequence MNSGILPSEYKRELVHKAEAKTSPFYGCSPYERPIRQHLEMGVVNLDKSAGPTSHEVTAWVKDILELGKAGHSGSLDPVVTGVLPIMLGRATKTVAALRLSGKEYICLMTLHEFVPEKKVIRVCRQFTGPIFQMPPIISAVKRAVRVRNIYYLEVLDVKEKSVLMRVGCEAGTYMRKLCHDIGVALGCGAHMQELRRTKTGPFREDTLVTLHELKDAYVFWKEDGDESFLREVVRPMEEGLSHLPKIIIRDSAVDAVCRGAAIAVPGILSLDKNIAKGDDICLFTLKGEAVALCTSLMDTAEMLEKKHGIVATTERVIMDAGTYAQGWHSKPPKTD, from the coding sequence ATGAATTCTGGTATCTTACCTTCGGAATATAAACGTGAATTGGTGCATAAAGCAGAAGCAAAAACCAGCCCATTTTATGGCTGTTCTCCTTATGAACGTCCAATCAGACAGCATTTGGAAATGGGTGTTGTCAATCTAGACAAATCTGCAGGTCCCACAAGTCATGAAGTTACGGCCTGGGTCAAAGATATCCTTGAGCTGGGTAAGGCAGGTCATTCAGGTTCATTGGATCCTGTGGTGACTGGTGTACTTCCAATTATGCTTGGCAGGGCAACTAAGACCGTTGCAGCTCTTCGATTGTCGGGGAAAGAGTATATTTGCCTTATGACTCTGCATGAGTTCGTCCCTGAAAAAAAGGTTATCAGGGTTTGCAGGCAGTTCACGGGGCCTATTTTTCAAATGCCGCCAATTATTTCTGCTGTAAAACGTGCAGTTCGTGTGAGAAATATCTATTATCTTGAAGTTCTGGATGTAAAAGAGAAATCAGTTCTCATGAGAGTTGGCTGCGAAGCTGGTACCTATATGCGTAAGTTATGTCATGACATTGGTGTTGCACTGGGCTGCGGTGCTCACATGCAGGAACTTCGCAGGACTAAGACTGGTCCTTTCAGGGAGGATACTCTTGTGACTCTCCATGAGCTGAAGGATGCCTATGTTTTCTGGAAAGAGGATGGCGACGAATCATTCTTACGCGAGGTTGTCAGGCCTATGGAAGAAGGTCTTTCCCATCTGCCAAAAATTATTATTCGTGATAGTGCGGTGGATGCGGTATGCAGGGGTGCCGCAATAGCAGTGCCTGGTATATTAAGTCTTGACAAAAATATTGCAAAAGGTGATGATATTTGTCTTTTCACCTTAAAAGGTGAGGCTGTAGCGTTATGTACTTCTCTTATGGATACTGCTGAAATGCTTGAAAAGAAGCATGGAATCGTAGCTACGACCGAAAGAGTAATAATGGATGCTGGCACTTATGCGCAAGGTTGGCACAGCAAGCCACCAAAAACAGATTGA